One window of Armatimonadota bacterium genomic DNA carries:
- the hrcA gene encoding heat-inducible transcriptional repressor HrcA, whose product MKAYPVLDARKQRILAAVIQEHIHSAEPVASEAVVRHSGLRVSSATVRHEMASLEEMGFLTQPHTSAGRIPTDRAYRYYVDALLNEERLSAEERGRLRRQIHSLAEEAERLIQGAARALAEEVHYPSVVVTVRAREQLFRHLHFVPLEAQRVLGVLVTDAGVYRGQPIELPEPIEPETLDRLSRGISARLEGLTLGEISRERLEALVGEMARYQRLFDYLRRWLDRAIRRAAVGQVFVEGAMHLLEQPEFRQPDLVSAVLATLAREEEMAEILRPVPGRPVWVTIGSEMPSPTMRECSLVAATYRIGRRTVGTLGVVGPKRMRYQRTVPLVRFLAENLSEELALLSA is encoded by the coding sequence ATGAAGGCGTATCCGGTGCTGGACGCGCGCAAGCAGCGGATTCTCGCCGCGGTTATCCAGGAGCACATCCACTCCGCCGAACCGGTGGCCTCCGAAGCCGTCGTGCGGCACAGCGGCCTGCGGGTGAGCTCGGCGACGGTCCGCCACGAGATGGCCTCACTGGAGGAGATGGGCTTCCTCACCCAGCCCCACACCTCGGCCGGCCGCATCCCCACCGACCGCGCCTACCGCTACTACGTGGACGCCCTGCTGAACGAGGAGCGGCTCTCCGCAGAGGAACGGGGGCGGCTGCGGCGCCAGATCCACTCCCTGGCCGAAGAGGCGGAACGGCTGATCCAGGGGGCGGCGCGGGCGCTGGCCGAGGAGGTGCATTATCCCTCGGTGGTGGTCACCGTGCGTGCGCGGGAGCAGCTCTTCCGCCACCTGCACTTCGTCCCCCTGGAGGCGCAGCGCGTCCTCGGGGTCCTGGTCACCGACGCCGGGGTGTACCGGGGACAGCCCATTGAGCTGCCCGAACCCATCGAACCAGAGACTTTGGACCGCCTCTCGCGCGGGATCAGCGCGCGGCTGGAGGGGCTCACGCTGGGAGAGATCTCCCGCGAGCGCCTGGAGGCGCTGGTAGGGGAGATGGCCCGCTACCAGCGGCTCTTCGACTACCTCCGCCGCTGGCTGGACCGCGCCATCCGCCGCGCCGCGGTGGGGCAGGTCTTCGTGGAGGGCGCGATGCACCTCCTGGAGCAGCCGGAGTTCCGCCAACCCGACCTGGTCTCCGCCGTCCTGGCCACGCTGGCCCGGGAGGAGGAGATGGCGGAGATCCTGCGGCCCGTACCCGGACGGCCCGTCTGGGTGACTATCGGCAGCGAGATGCCCTCGCCGACGATGCGCGAGTGCAGCCTGGTGGCGGCCACCTACCGTATCGGCAGGCGCACCGTGGGCACGCTGGGCGTGGTGGGGCCCAAGCGGATGCGGTACCAGCGGACGGTGCCGCTGGTACGGTTTCTGGCCGAGAACCTGAGCGAGGAGCTAGCGCTCCTCAGCGCCTAG
- the murJ gene encoding murein biosynthesis integral membrane protein MurJ has protein sequence MDAPVTARRLAHAATLMAAATVASRFLGLVREVVAAALFGASNEKAAYVIGYYLPFFFQRLLLGGTLSIVFIPTITEYLTRGDRAETARAAAILFNLVLLLGTGMVLLGEVAAPLLVQVAAPGFEAHPGLLPLAVHLTRIIFVAMLFLALAVYATGFLQAHQRFTAPALAPLVFNLVIIGGTLWLGPRIGIRGMALAWVGGTAAQFLVQWPAMRRAGFRYLPRLELRHPAVGRFGRLAFPAMLGLAVLEINAYVSRFFASFLPAGPGGNAVAVLDYAYEVMQAPVGIVAISLATAVFPTLARKAAAGDRYGLRATTGFGLRMVLVLILPVVALLLVLAEPLVRLLFQRGEFRPEATAAVASALRAYTLGLAAVAAYYIVTRAFYALQDMATPVKVGGGMVILNAILAPVLMRPLGAAGIALATSTVNLTNVALLLWLLRRRLGGFEGRRTLGAVTRAAAAAALAGVSAVAVTLGATGRLATGAASTALLLLIAGSLGLAVYVTASWSLRVEEIRAVRDLLWRRMPSPGAPWVRG, from the coding sequence ATGGACGCACCTGTTACCGCCCGCCGGCTCGCCCACGCCGCCACCCTCATGGCGGCGGCCACCGTGGCCAGCCGGTTCCTGGGACTGGTGCGGGAGGTTGTGGCCGCGGCGCTGTTTGGTGCCTCCAACGAGAAGGCCGCCTACGTCATCGGTTACTACCTGCCGTTCTTCTTCCAGCGGCTGCTGCTGGGCGGGACGCTGAGCATTGTCTTCATCCCTACCATCACCGAGTACCTGACCCGGGGCGACCGGGCGGAAACCGCGCGGGCGGCGGCCATACTTTTCAACCTGGTCCTGCTGCTGGGTACGGGCATGGTGTTGCTGGGAGAGGTGGCAGCGCCGCTGCTGGTCCAGGTGGCGGCACCGGGATTCGAGGCGCATCCCGGCCTGCTGCCCCTGGCGGTCCACCTCACCCGCATCATCTTCGTGGCCATGCTTTTCCTGGCCCTGGCGGTCTACGCCACCGGTTTCCTCCAGGCCCACCAGCGCTTCACCGCGCCGGCGCTGGCGCCGCTGGTCTTCAACCTGGTGATCATCGGCGGCACGCTGTGGCTGGGGCCGCGCATCGGCATCCGCGGGATGGCGCTGGCCTGGGTGGGGGGGACCGCGGCGCAGTTCCTGGTGCAGTGGCCCGCCATGCGGCGCGCAGGGTTCCGCTACCTGCCGCGGCTGGAGCTGCGGCATCCCGCGGTGGGGCGGTTCGGGCGGCTGGCCTTCCCGGCGATGCTGGGGCTGGCGGTGCTGGAGATCAACGCCTACGTCTCCCGTTTCTTCGCCTCATTTTTGCCCGCCGGACCGGGAGGGAATGCCGTGGCCGTGCTGGACTACGCCTACGAGGTGATGCAGGCCCCGGTGGGCATCGTCGCCATCTCCCTGGCTACGGCTGTCTTTCCCACCTTAGCCCGGAAGGCGGCGGCCGGGGACCGCTACGGGCTGCGGGCGACCACAGGTTTCGGCCTGCGCATGGTCCTGGTGCTCATCCTGCCCGTGGTGGCCCTGCTGCTGGTGCTGGCCGAGCCCCTGGTGCGCCTGCTCTTCCAGCGGGGGGAGTTCAGGCCGGAGGCGACCGCGGCGGTGGCCTCCGCCCTGCGCGCCTACACCCTGGGGCTGGCCGCCGTGGCGGCGTACTACATCGTCACGAGGGCGTTCTACGCCCTGCAGGATATGGCCACGCCGGTGAAGGTGGGTGGGGGGATGGTGATCCTCAATGCTATTCTGGCGCCCGTGCTCATGCGGCCCCTGGGCGCGGCGGGCATCGCCCTGGCCACCTCCACCGTCAACCTCACCAACGTGGCGCTGCTCCTGTGGCTGCTGCGTCGCCGCCTGGGGGGCTTCGAGGGCCGGCGCACGCTGGGTGCCGTCACGCGGGCCGCGGCCGCGGCGGCGCTGGCCGGGGTGAGCGCTGTGGCCGTGACGCTGGGAGCGACGGGGCGGCTGGCCACGGGGGCGGCCTCCACCGCACTGCTCCTCCTGATTGCAGGCAGCCTGGGCCTGGCTGTCTACGTCACCGCCTCCTGGAGCCTGCGCGTGGAGGAGATCCGGGCGGTGCGGGACCTGCTGTGGCGCCGGATGCCCTCGCCCGGAGCACCCTGGGTCCGGGGCTGA
- the rpsT gene encoding 30S ribosomal protein S20, producing MAKRSKSGLKRLRQSQRRRLRNQAVRSRVRTLTKRAAAGGDAELLAAVAALDKAAAKGIIHKNTAARKKSRLMRRFRRAAAGAP from the coding sequence ATGGCCAAGCGCAGCAAGTCGGGATTGAAGCGGCTGCGGCAGTCGCAGCGGCGGCGCCTGCGCAACCAGGCCGTCCGCTCGCGGGTGCGCACGCTGACGAAGCGGGCGGCCGCAGGCGGCGATGCGGAGCTGCTGGCGGCGGTGGCGGCGCTGGACAAAGCGGCGGCCAAGGGGATCATCCACAAGAATACGGCGGCACGGAAGAAGTCGCGGCTAATGCGCCGCTTCCGCCGGGCCGCTGCAGGCGCGCCGTAG